CGCCCGGGCCGAACACGGTGAGGATCTCGCAGGGCCCGCCCACCGCGGCCAGGAGGTGGGGCTCGGTGGTGGGGAACTCGGCCGCCTCGTTGGCGGTGAGGACGTGGTCGACGCCGGAGAGGTGCAGCAGCAGGCGGCCCGACAGCACGTAGAGCCAGTCGTGGCCGGGGTGGGTGCGGGGCGCAGGGCGGTCGCGGGTCGGGGTGATCCGCACCTTGAAGGCCATGGGCGCGCCGTCGGCGCCGTGGCCCAGGGGCCACCAGGTCATCCCCTCGCCCTCGTGGGCGACGGGGTGGATGCGGGGATCCGCCGAGGCCACGTCGAGGAGGGCGTCGACGCTCACCCCGAGGGCCCGGGCCAGGGCGGCCAGGTGGTCGACGCTCAGGCGGCGGGCGCCGGACTCGAGGCGGCTGAGGAGCGAGGCCGACATCCCGGCCCGCCGGCCCAGGGTCTCGAGGGAGAGGCCGGCGTCGGTGCGCAGGGCCCGGATGCGGGCCCGGACCCGGGCCTCGAAGTCGGGGTCGTCGTCGGGGGCCATCGCGCCACCTTGCCACATGGGCAAGTGCCGTTGCCGCCGGAGGGGGGCCGTCCGTACCGTCGCCCCCATGGACACCACCCCGGACCCCACCACCCCCCACGACGTCGTCATCGTCGGCGGCTCCGTCGCCGGGCTCTCGGCCGCCCTCGTCCTGGGCCGGGCCCGCCTCCGGGTCGCGGTCGTCGACGCCGGCCACCCGGTGAACGAGGGCGTCGCCCACTCGCACGGCTTCCTCACCAACGACGGCGCCCCGCCCGCCGACCTGGTGGCCCGCGGGCGCGCCGAGGTCGCGGCCTACGGCGTGGACCTCGTCGACGACGCCGTCACGGGTGTCCGGCGCGCCGACGACGGCACCTTCGTGGTGGCCCGGGCGGGCGGCCCCGACCTGGTCGGACGGCGCCTCGTACTGGCCACCGGCATGCGCATCCCCCTCCCGGAGCTGCCCGGGCTCGACGAGGTGTGGGGCGGCGACGCCGCCAGCTGCCCGTTCTGCCACGGCTGGGAGGCCCGCGACCGGCCCATCGGGGTCCTCGGCGACCCCGCGGGGGTGGCCCACCTGGCCGGGCTCCTGACCCAGTGGAGCGACGACGTGGTGGCCTTCCTCCCCGACGGCGCCGAGGGTGCGCCCCCCGGGGTTGTCGTCGACCACAGGGAGCCCACCCGCGTGGTCGTCGAGGACGGGCACGTGCGTGGCGTCGAGGTCGCCGGCGGCGACGTGGTGGCCCGGGAGGCCCTGTTCGTGGGGGCCTGGCCCGGGCCCGCCTCGTCCCTCGCCGCCGACCTCGGCTGCGAGGTCAACGACGGCGGCTTCCCGGTCACGACCGACGAGGGCCTCACGTCGGTGCCCGGCCTCTGGGCCGTCGGCAACGCCGTGACCATGGCCCGGGGCCTGGTGGAGTCGGCGGCCAGCGGGTCGGTGGCGGCCCGCATGGTGGTCGTCGACCTCGTCCAGGAGCGCCTCGCCACCCCCGCCTGACCCCCTCTGTCCTGACCCCCTCCCCTCCCGCGCCTCCCGACGCGCCCGCGACCCCCGCCCCACTGGCACGCGATCACGACGGGTCGCGCCAGTGGACGCGTGCCACGTCGGGGGTGGGAGACGTGACGCTGGTGGGCACGCGCGGGTGTGGGCTCGGGCGAGACGGTTGCAGGGGCGCGAGGGGCGGTGCCGGGGGCGCTCGGTCGGTCGGTGGGTCCGGGCACCGACCTGTCAGGCGGGGCGGACCACCACGGTGCGGTCGACGTTGTCGGCCAGGGCACCGCCGTCGGCATCGGCCAGGCGGAGCTCGAGCTCCAGGGGCCCGGGCGCGTCGGGCACCACCAGCTGGACGGTGCCGACCCGCACGCAGGCGTCGGCGGGCACGTCGCCGGCGAAGCGCCAGGTGTGGTGGCCGCCGGCCCACGTGGCCCGGACCTCGGCCCGCACCCCGGGCACCTCGTCGCGCCGGTCCGACACCACGTGCACGTCGAGGGCCAGCGGGTCCCCGGGGGCCACCGCCGCGGGGAGGCGGTCGGCGACCACGATGACGGGCCGGCACGCGGCCCGCAGCGCCGACCACGCCTCCTTGGGCACCCGGCGGTGGTCGAGCAGGGCGAAGGACACGGCCGGGTGGCTGTCGGCCAGGGAGAGCACGGCCACGCCCCCGGTGGGCCGGTACTTCAGCCGGCGCAGCTCCTCGACCTGCCGGCGCACGACGAGGGCCTGGTAGCGCTGGGTGGCGGCCTTCCAGCCCTCGTAGGTGGGGTGGTCCCCGGGGGGGACGTGGCGGGCGAAGGCGTCGCGCTGGAGGCCGTGGGCCCGGGCCAGGTGGTCCCAGTCGAGGTCGGGCCAGCGGGCCGCCTCCATGAACCCGTCGCTCTCGGGGACCGACTGGGCCCCGAGCTGGGTGACGAAGCGGACCATGCGGGGCACGAGCCGGGCGAAGGCGGGCAGGCGTCGCTCGTCGCCGTGGCCCCACCCGAACGACAGGTGGGTGTCGGTGCCGTCGAGCAGCGGCGGGTGGGGGACGACGCCGGAGTGGGCGATCACCGGGCGGGTCTCGTCGTGGCGCTGGAGGCTGCGCTTGATCGAGCGGTCGAGGACGGTGCGGTTCCAGGTGGGCAGCTGCTGGGAGGCCAGGCGGCGGGGCGTGGCCCCCACCGGGTCGCCCGTGGCGGGGTCGACGGCCACCGCCACGGGCTCGTCGTGGCCGCACCAGATGGCGAGCGCCGGGTGGTGGCCCAGCAGGTCGACCGCCTCGCGGGCCTGGCGCACGGCCTGCTTGCGGACCTGGCGGGAGTAGCCCCACTGGAGGGGCATGTCCTGCCACAAGAGGACGCCGGCCTCGTCGGCCGCGTCGTAGAGCTCGGGCCGGGCGATGTGGGCGTGGACCCGCAGGAGGTCGAGCCCGGCGACCACCGCGAGGTCGACGTCGCCCCGCACCTCCTCCGCGGTGGCCTCGCCCAGGGCCATGCGGGTGGGCCCGTGGTCGGCCCCCTTGAGGAAGAGGCGCTCGCCGTTGACCGAGGCGACCCACCCCCGGAGGTCGACGGAGCGGAACCCGGTGCGGCGCACCCGGCGGTCGCTGAGCCGGGTGGGCCCGGCCCCGTCCCCGGAGGCGTCAGCCCCGTCCGCGTCGTCGGTCTCGGCCGACGCCGATCCCGCCCCCGCCTCGGGGACGTGGACCTCCACCACCACGTCGTGGAGGGGCTGGTCGCCCAGGACGTGGGGCCACCACAGGTCGGGGTCGGCGACGGTGACCGACCAGCTGAGCTGGTTCTCCCCGGCCGCGAGGGTGTGGGCCTCGGCCACCTCCACCCCGGCGACGGTCGTGCGGACCGTGGCGCCGCCGGCGTCGGCTGCGTCGAGCACGGCGCGGATGCCCACCACGGCCCGCTCGGCGGTCGCCTCGGTGCACACCACCCGGAGGTGGCGGATGCGCACCGGGCCGCTGCGCTCGATGCGCACCGGGCGCCAGATGCCGCCGGGGTTCCAGTCCGGGTCGAGGGCGCCGCTCTGGAACGAGCCGGTGAGGTTGCGCTTGGCCGTGCGGTCGCCGGCCGGGCTGCAGGTGAGGTCGACGCCCAGCGTGTGCTCGGTCCGGGCCGCGAGGGCGCCGGTGACCTCGAAGCCGTGGGGGAAGAAGTAGCCCTCGGTGTCGCCCACGTAGGCGCCGTCGAGCCAGACGTCGCCCTGGTAGAAGCAGCCCTCCAGCACCAGCCAGGCCCGCTCGTCGCCCGCCAGGCGGTCGTGGGCGAAGCGGGTGCGGTGGAGGAGGGGACCGTCGCTCTCGGCGAAGGCGGGGGCGGAGCGCCAGTGGCCGGGCACGTCGATCGGCTCCCACCCGGACTCGTCGACGTCGTCGTCGAGCCAGGTGCGGCGCAGGTCCTCGTCGGCGACCAGGGCGTGCCAGCGGCCGGACAGGTCCATCCGGCCGACGCTAGCGGCGCCCCCTCCCGGACCGTCCGGGGCCCACCCTGATCACGTGGCGGCGAGGGCCTCGGCGATCATGCGGTGGCCCTGGGCCTCGAAGGCGGCGTCCCCCACCTGGTGGGCCCACACCGCGGTGCCGATGGCCTCGCGCACCCGGTGGCGGCGCCAGGCGCCCGGCTCCCGTGGGTCGGGGCCATAGCCCGCGAGGAACGCGGCCTCGAGCTCGGGCCGCCGCCGGAAGTCCTGGGCGGCCAAGCGGACCAGGTCGGACATCGCCGATCGCAGCGCGGCCCGCCCGAGGTCGATGGCGCGCACCACCCCGTCCTCGACCAGCCAGTTGCGGGGCTGCCAGTCGCCGTGGGTCGGCACCACCGTGGTCGGCGTGGTGGGCCAGCCCTCGATCTCCGCGCGCAGACGGGCCTCGGTCGAC
Above is a window of Iamia majanohamensis DNA encoding:
- a CDS encoding helix-turn-helix domain-containing protein translates to MAPDDDPDFEARVRARIRALRTDAGLSLETLGRRAGMSASLLSRLESGARRLSVDHLAALARALGVSVDALLDVASADPRIHPVAHEGEGMTWWPLGHGADGAPMAFKVRITPTRDRPAPRTHPGHDWLYVLSGRLLLHLSGVDHVLTANEAAEFPTTEPHLLAAVGGPCEILTVFGPGGQGIHLHGT
- a CDS encoding NAD(P)/FAD-dependent oxidoreductase, with the protein product MDTTPDPTTPHDVVIVGGSVAGLSAALVLGRARLRVAVVDAGHPVNEGVAHSHGFLTNDGAPPADLVARGRAEVAAYGVDLVDDAVTGVRRADDGTFVVARAGGPDLVGRRLVLATGMRIPLPELPGLDEVWGGDAASCPFCHGWEARDRPIGVLGDPAGVAHLAGLLTQWSDDVVAFLPDGAEGAPPGVVVDHREPTRVVVEDGHVRGVEVAGGDVVAREALFVGAWPGPASSLAADLGCEVNDGGFPVTTDEGLTSVPGLWAVGNAVTMARGLVESAASGSVAARMVVVDLVQERLATPA
- a CDS encoding glycoside hydrolase family 2 protein codes for the protein MDLSGRWHALVADEDLRRTWLDDDVDESGWEPIDVPGHWRSAPAFAESDGPLLHRTRFAHDRLAGDERAWLVLEGCFYQGDVWLDGAYVGDTEGYFFPHGFEVTGALAARTEHTLGVDLTCSPAGDRTAKRNLTGSFQSGALDPDWNPGGIWRPVRIERSGPVRIRHLRVVCTEATAERAVVGIRAVLDAADAGGATVRTTVAGVEVAEAHTLAAGENQLSWSVTVADPDLWWPHVLGDQPLHDVVVEVHVPEAGAGSASAETDDADGADASGDGAGPTRLSDRRVRRTGFRSVDLRGWVASVNGERLFLKGADHGPTRMALGEATAEEVRGDVDLAVVAGLDLLRVHAHIARPELYDAADEAGVLLWQDMPLQWGYSRQVRKQAVRQAREAVDLLGHHPALAIWCGHDEPVAVAVDPATGDPVGATPRRLASQQLPTWNRTVLDRSIKRSLQRHDETRPVIAHSGVVPHPPLLDGTDTHLSFGWGHGDERRLPAFARLVPRMVRFVTQLGAQSVPESDGFMEAARWPDLDWDHLARAHGLQRDAFARHVPPGDHPTYEGWKAATQRYQALVVRRQVEELRRLKYRPTGGVAVLSLADSHPAVSFALLDHRRVPKEAWSALRAACRPVIVVADRLPAAVAPGDPLALDVHVVSDRRDEVPGVRAEVRATWAGGHHTWRFAGDVPADACVRVGTVQLVVPDAPGPLELELRLADADGGALADNVDRTVVVRPA